A window of the Apostichopus japonicus isolate 1M-3 chromosome 8, ASM3797524v1, whole genome shotgun sequence genome harbors these coding sequences:
- the LOC139971072 gene encoding cytochrome P450 2B6-like: MAPLGKNLHRVVVFVLKIVRRQHKTFVSTFSLLVLSFATIIWRQKSWKRLPPGPWGLPVVGILPHIMAVDNPGRKIRNMSQFYGQIFCARLGNHRAVFLNSLEMMKESIKQRERMFGIDEISHGLVENINFKFDLPSSNLTSDNQRQRRMIQNVLHQLTSEKTSQAVHANIVNGCQIVLEEIQKSAAKEHSLVDPAILLTYTIPNILMSIIFNIRFNLDDPDYFLFLEHFCQIQKAGSSSCYNRHSQLNVLDAFVSSMRGMSGPTNNWKAIALCMEKTLNMERDDISTAVEEFLTGVEKEDINALDSPFTMNLLLAYALTYVAEMALPIIASLTWSFLYIVKYPHVQENIHRELDRVVGRVAFVTSADFSKLPYLAAVLQESIRHSPLAYLSLQYLTESEIKLGSYTVPSDTFVFHNLWALLHDPKHYPVPHRFNPDRFLYNHRTFIEDERVRFVHFGRKGTRGESLSTPEIIRFLLFSNVLHQFSLSSPSNQEELSTEAEKGLVKFPKPYEVKFRTRREINE, translated from the exons ATGGCTCCACTCGGGAAAAATTTACATCGTGTCGTGGTTTTTGTTCTAAAAATTGTCCGACGGCAACATAAAACCTTCGTTAGTACATTTTCGCTTTTGGTGTTATCGTTTGCGACAATAATTTGGCGACAAAAGTCATGGAAGCGGTTACCACCAGGACCATGGGGTTTACCCGTAGTGGGGATTCTTCCACATATAATGGCCGTGGACAATCCTGGCCGAAAAATCAGGAACATGTCACAATTTTATGGACAGATATTTTGCGCAAGATTGGGAAATCATCGAGCGGTCTTTCTGAATAGTTTGGAAATGATGAAAGAATCCATAAAGCAACGAGAACGAATGTTTGGCATTGACGAAATTAGTCACGGACTTGTGGAAAACATTAACTTCAAATTTG ATTTACCATCCTCCAACTTGACATCTGATAATCAGCGCCAGCGAAGAATGATTCAGAACGTTTTACATCAATTGACATCAGAGAAGACGAGTCAAGCTGTTCACGCGAATATTGTCAACGGATGCCAAATTGTTCTGGAGGAAATCCAAAAGAGCGCCGCCAAAGAACACTCATTGGTAGATCCTGCTATTCTGTTGACCTACACAATTCCGAATATCCTAATGtcaattattttcaatattcgCTTTAATCTAGACGATCCTGATTACTTTTTGTTTCTAGAACATTTCTGTCAAATCCAAAAAGCAGGTAGTTCTTCTTGCTATAATCGCCATTCACAACTTAATGTTCTAGACGCTTTTGTGAGTAGTATGAGGGGTATGAGTGGGCCTACTAACAATTGGAAGGCTATAGCACTGTGTATGGAAAAGACATTAAACATGGAAAGAGATGACATATCTACAGCCGTCGAAGAGTTTCTAACTGGGGTGGAGAAAGAAGATATCAATGCTCTCGATAGTCCGTTTACAATGAATCTTCTTTTAGCTTACGCGTTAACATACGTCGCCGAAATGGCGCTTCCGATTATAGCTAGTCTTACCTGGTCATTTTTGTACATCGTGAAATATCCACATGTTCAAGAGAACATACATCGTGAATTAGACAGGGTCGTTGGTCGAGTTGCTTTTGTGACGTCAGCCGATTTCTCAAAGCTGCCATATCTTGCCGCTGTTTTACAGGAAAGCATACGTCATTCGCCATTAGCATACTTAT CACTGCAGTATCTAACAGAATCTGAAATCAAGCTGGGCAGTTACACGGTCCCTTCTGACACGTTTGTATTCCATAACCTGTGGGCCTTGCTTCATGACCCTAAACATTACCCTGTACCTCACAGATTCAATCCAGATCGCTTTCTATATAATCACCGAACATTTATCGAGGATGAGAGAGTTAGATTTGTCCATTTCGGAAGGA AGGGGACACGAGGCGAGTCGCTAAGTACACCAGAAATAATCAGATTCCTTCTATTCTCGAACGTTCTTCACCAGTTTTCACTTTCTTCTCCAAGCAATCAGGAAGAACTTTCTACAGAAGCCGAAAAGGGACTTGTTAAATTTCCAAAGCCATATGAAGTGAAATTTAGAACAAGAAGAGAAATAAACGAGTGA